The following proteins come from a genomic window of Rhodothermales bacterium:
- a CDS encoding pentapeptide repeat-containing protein, with translation MSFEGNSEHLALLQDGVERWNAWRKANPNIRPNLSGAILHRIALPGVNFSQSDLSRADFRGASLANSSLHFSNLHEANFDEADLSHSYMRGADLSNASLRITDLGGITMPNAILVSSNLEAAALGGSNLKNADLSGANLKDAQLNEVNLSGSIFRNANLTSCLFSETFITDVDFSDAQGLSSCIHERCSFIDHLTLTKSPQLPIEFLQGVCLSEKLIQDYLFGTSITVVFTQEGWSDLGLVRLALKNMIGEGFKVESSDDRIVVRLKSQELLNRALDVIGAVFCSLESLSPGGVSQLGIESRGIDPEYVTGEDLSFYWTNLGVRWRSPLAHNTFKSATVSGLLESLDFIPLGPLLRNYLLYFTEKVRSPDEEEERLRRIHARLLPALEALIGVRTLPKRTQNLPPTTMEK, from the coding sequence ATGTCATTTGAAGGAAATTCAGAACACCTTGCGCTGCTTCAAGATGGAGTTGAGCGGTGGAACGCATGGAGAAAGGCCAATCCTAACATCCGGCCGAATCTTTCCGGAGCTATTTTGCATCGTATTGCTTTACCTGGTGTCAATTTCTCACAAAGTGATCTATCCAGGGCCGACTTCAGAGGTGCGTCTCTTGCCAATTCCAGTCTACACTTTTCTAATCTGCACGAAGCAAACTTTGATGAGGCAGATTTGTCACATTCTTATATGAGGGGGGCGGACCTGAGCAATGCAAGCCTGCGAATTACTGATCTTGGTGGAATCACCATGCCGAATGCAATATTAGTGTCATCCAATCTCGAAGCCGCAGCTCTTGGGGGGTCCAATCTAAAGAATGCCGATCTGTCTGGTGCAAATCTAAAAGATGCGCAGTTGAACGAAGTAAACCTATCAGGTTCTATTTTTCGCAATGCAAACCTTACCTCATGCCTATTTTCCGAGACTTTCATCACTGATGTTGACTTTTCAGATGCTCAAGGACTAAGCAGTTGCATCCATGAACGTTGTTCATTTATCGATCACTTAACGCTCACCAAATCTCCACAACTACCTATTGAGTTTTTGCAAGGTGTATGTCTTTCAGAAAAACTGATACAGGACTACTTATTTGGCACTTCAATAACCGTAGTATTTACACAAGAAGGCTGGAGTGATTTAGGCCTTGTTCGGCTTGCTTTAAAGAATATGATCGGTGAAGGATTCAAGGTCGAAAGTAGTGATGACCGAATTGTAGTAAGACTTAAGTCACAAGAACTATTAAACAGAGCTCTCGATGTAATTGGCGCTGTGTTTTGCTCGTTAGAGTCGCTCTCACCAGGGGGAGTGTCGCAGCTGGGCATTGAGTCGCGCGGAATCGATCCAGAGTATGTAACCGGTGAGGATCTCAGCTTCTATTGGACCAACTTAGGCGTGCGTTGGCGAAGCCCTCTAGCACACAACACTTTTAAGAGTGCTACAGTGAGTGGGTTACTTGAAAGCCTTGATTTCATACCATTAGGACCTCTTCTACGAAACTATCTTTTGTATTTCACAGAAAAGGTAAGGTCACCAGATGAGGAGGAAGAACGACTTCGTAGAATTCACGCGCGTCTTCTACCTGCCCTCGAAGCCCTTATTGGTGTAAGAACATTACCAAAAAGAACGCAAAACTTGCCTCCAACAACAATGGAAAAGTAA
- a CDS encoding DUF4062 domain-containing protein: protein MKTYPVIFLSGVSAEFASFRDAVANVIETKECHAINQPGFATDYREVEQMLRGKLKDAEAVVHLVGFRYGVEPNVRVDGAPRRSYTQMEFYMAREMGIPVFVFLAKDATVRDAPADHERPEATELTALQLAHREAVRSTNHIYYEFADKDDLCRLVAQIPPVVAAGFRVDIDRIVRYAPAELVGRESEFDLLDKAWEKAQKSEPGRPHVLTFVALGGEGKTSLVAKWLADMASHNWPGCEGAFAWSFYSQGSRDQHAASSDLFLREALTFFGDPAMADSPRSAYDKGKRLAELVGRRRALLVLDGLEPLQYAPTSPTPGELKDQGLTALLKGLAASSQGLCLVTTRYAVTDLRAYLGKTVVQHDLLRLSTDAGVHLLEALGVTGARKEKEALVEEVKGHALTINLLGSYLARAHGGDVRRRDRVGFQKADARTQDGHAFRAMAAYERRLAEGGEEGKRELAILRLMGLFDRPADAGCIAALRNTLIPDLTEPLVDLDEEDWEFSLTGLEAARLLTATRNAAGLVALESHPLLREYFAARLKNQHPDAWRAGHRRLYEYLTETTHEGDTPTLEQLQPLYQAVAHGCLAGLWKEVHNSVYRGRILRGNKYYNMNKIGAIASSLDAVSYFFSRPWTRVVPEITGEESAIVFADAAYYLRSLGRISESLVPFMTCVSMCIEHEYWEEAAIQGSNLSEVLLYLGQLNDAKVRAEEAVTSADKSNIFVWRSAIRTTAAEVLVQAGNFSEALNHFKQAEKIYQENSPDDGLLQMIGGFRYCELLAFEIEKAAWLLTLGGKLSTQECSRLVKKCGLINQRANRTFEWAKQKGLSLLTKAMDNLTIARTNLYSAILGQSTSEICQVHLEHSLFGLRQAGVDDQLPRGLLTRAWYLCTKDIHEDRLSAVADLDEAYEIAQRGPMPIYSVDIHLYRVRLYFNEEKYPWESPAHDLAEARLLMKKIGYWRRKEELEDAEKAILPRAPS, encoded by the coding sequence ATGAAGACTTATCCCGTCATCTTCCTCAGTGGCGTCTCGGCCGAGTTTGCCTCGTTCCGCGATGCGGTGGCGAACGTGATCGAGACGAAGGAGTGCCACGCGATCAATCAACCCGGCTTTGCTACGGACTACCGCGAGGTCGAACAGATGCTGCGGGGCAAGCTGAAGGACGCCGAGGCGGTGGTGCACCTCGTGGGGTTTCGGTACGGCGTGGAGCCGAACGTGCGCGTCGATGGCGCCCCCCGCCGCTCGTACACCCAGATGGAGTTTTACATGGCCCGGGAGATGGGCATCCCGGTGTTTGTGTTCCTCGCGAAGGATGCTACCGTTCGCGACGCGCCGGCCGATCACGAACGACCGGAGGCGACGGAGCTGACCGCCCTCCAACTCGCCCACCGCGAGGCCGTTCGGAGCACCAACCACATCTACTATGAGTTCGCCGACAAGGACGACCTCTGTCGGCTCGTCGCCCAGATCCCACCGGTGGTTGCCGCCGGCTTCCGGGTGGATATCGACCGGATCGTGCGCTACGCTCCGGCAGAACTCGTCGGCCGCGAGTCCGAATTCGACTTGCTGGACAAGGCCTGGGAGAAAGCCCAGAAAAGCGAACCGGGCCGCCCACACGTGTTGACCTTCGTTGCCCTCGGTGGAGAAGGGAAAACCTCGCTGGTCGCAAAATGGCTGGCCGATATGGCCTCTCACAACTGGCCGGGTTGTGAGGGGGCCTTCGCGTGGTCCTTCTACAGCCAGGGCAGCCGTGACCAACACGCGGCCTCGTCCGACCTCTTCCTCCGCGAAGCCCTCACCTTCTTTGGCGACCCGGCGATGGCCGACAGTCCCCGGAGCGCCTACGACAAAGGGAAACGCCTCGCCGAACTCGTGGGCCGGCGCCGCGCGCTCCTGGTCCTCGACGGCCTGGAGCCGCTCCAGTACGCCCCGACCTCCCCGACCCCCGGCGAGCTGAAAGACCAGGGCCTCACCGCCCTCCTCAAAGGCCTCGCCGCGTCCAGCCAGGGCCTGTGCCTGGTCACTACCCGATACGCCGTGACAGACCTGCGCGCCTACCTGGGGAAAACGGTGGTCCAGCACGACCTCCTCCGCCTCTCGACGGACGCCGGCGTCCACCTCCTCGAAGCCCTCGGGGTGACAGGTGCCCGAAAGGAGAAGGAGGCCCTCGTGGAGGAGGTGAAGGGGCACGCGCTGACGATCAACTTGCTTGGCAGTTACCTCGCCCGCGCCCACGGCGGGGACGTGCGCCGGCGGGACCGGGTGGGCTTCCAGAAGGCTGACGCAAGGACCCAGGACGGCCATGCCTTCCGCGCCATGGCGGCCTACGAACGCCGGCTGGCGGAGGGTGGCGAGGAGGGCAAGCGCGAGTTGGCGATCCTCCGCCTGATGGGCCTCTTCGACCGGCCGGCCGACGCCGGCTGTATCGCCGCGCTGCGAAATACATTGATCCCCGACCTTACCGAGCCGCTCGTGGATCTGGACGAGGAAGACTGGGAATTCAGCCTGACGGGACTGGAAGCGGCCCGGCTCCTCACTGCAACCCGCAACGCCGCCGGCCTCGTTGCCCTTGAATCCCACCCCCTCCTGCGCGAATATTTCGCCGCCCGGCTGAAAAACCAACACCCCGACGCCTGGCGCGCCGGCCACCGGCGGCTCTACGAATACCTAACGGAAACCACCCACGAAGGCGACACCCCCACCCTGGAGCAGCTCCAGCCCCTGTACCAGGCCGTGGCGCATGGGTGCTTAGCGGGTCTCTGGAAAGAAGTGCACAATTCGGTGTATCGTGGAAGAATCTTGAGAGGAAATAAATACTATAACATGAACAAAATAGGCGCCATTGCCTCTAGTTTGGACGCGGTATCCTATTTTTTTTCAAGGCCTTGGACGAGAGTTGTGCCTGAAATCACCGGAGAGGAATCTGCAATTGTCTTTGCTGATGCTGCCTACTATTTGCGATCTCTTGGCCGCATTAGCGAATCGCTTGTCCCCTTCATGACATGCGTAAGTATGTGTATTGAACACGAATATTGGGAGGAGGCTGCAATTCAAGGGAGTAATCTGAGCGAAGTCCTTCTGTATCTAGGGCAACTGAATGATGCTAAAGTTCGAGCTGAAGAAGCAGTAACTTCGGCCGATAAAAGTAATATATTTGTTTGGCGGAGTGCCATAAGAACTACTGCGGCTGAAGTGCTCGTACAGGCAGGTAACTTTTCCGAAGCCTTGAATCACTTCAAACAAGCAGAGAAAATATATCAGGAAAATAGTCCCGACGACGGTTTGCTACAGATGATTGGCGGATTTCGATATTGTGAACTTCTTGCCTTTGAAATAGAAAAGGCAGCGTGGCTTTTAACCCTAGGAGGGAAATTAAGTACGCAAGAATGTTCGCGATTGGTTAAAAAATGCGGCCTAATTAATCAACGAGCAAATCGCACATTCGAATGGGCAAAGCAAAAGGGGCTATCACTTCTGACTAAGGCGATGGATAATTTAACGATTGCAAGAACGAACTTATACAGTGCTATTTTAGGCCAAAGTACGTCTGAAATATGTCAAGTGCATTTGGAGCACTCGCTATTCGGCCTGCGCCAAGCAGGAGTAGATGATCAGTTGCCGCGAGGACTATTAACGCGTGCTTGGTACCTTTGCACAAAAGATATCCATGAGGACAGGTTGAGTGCAGTCGCTGATCTTGACGAGGCGTATGAGATAGCTCAACGCGGCCCAATGCCAATATATTCCGTGGACATTCACTTATATAGAGTTCGTCTCTACTTTAATGAGGAGAAATATCCTTGGGAATCTCCAGCCCACGACCTCGCAGAGGCGAGGCTCTTGATGAAAAAGATCGGATACTGGCGTAGAAAGGAAGAGCTCGAAGATGCGGAGAAGGCTATCCTGCCGCGCGCTCCTTCGTAA